AGAACGTCGAGTTGCCTTGTCACTTTTCCAAGCTACGCGCGCAACGCGCCAGGCAGCGCCACGGCAGCGTGGCCCAGGCCGCCGCCGCCCTGCTTGCGCACCTGGGGTTGAAAGACCACGAGCTGCTGGAGCGTCGCGCCGACTCGCTGTCCATCGGCCAGCAGCAACGGGTGGCCGCCGCCCGCGCGCTGATCGGCCAACCGGAACTGGTGATTGCCGATGAGCCCACCTCGGCCCTGGACTACGACGCCCGCGAAGCCTTCCTGCAACTGTTATTTGCCGAATGCCGCGAAGCCGGCGCGAGCCTGTTGTTTGTCAGCCATGACCAGAGCCTGGCGCCGTTGTTCGACCGCAACCTGTCGCTGGCCGAACTCAATCGCGCCGCCACGCCCGCAGAGGTTTGAGATGTATTTGTTTCGTCTAGCCATGGCCAGCCTGGCTAACCGCCGCTTTACCGCGATCCTCACCGCTTTCGCCATCGCCCTGTCGGTGTGCCTGTTGCTGGCGGTGGAGCGCGTACGCGTTGAGGCGCGCAACAGTTTCGCCAGCACCATCAGCGGCACCGACCTGATCGTCGGTGCGCGTTCCGGCTCGGTGAACCTGCTGCTGTATTCGGTATTTCGCATCGGCAACGCCACCAACAATATCCGCTGGGACAGCTTCGAGCATTTTGCCGCCAACCCCCAGGTGAAATGGGCGATCCCGATTTCCCTCGGCGACTCTCACCGCGGCTACCGGGTGATGGGCACCAACGATTCCTACTTTGCGCACTACCAGTACGGGCGCAAACAACACCTCGAACTGGCCAGCGGCCGCGCCTTCGCCACCGACCCGTTCGAGGTGGTACTCGGCGCCGAAGTCGCCGACGCGTTGCACTACAAACTCGGCGACAAACTGGTACTGGCCCACGGTGTGGCGGTGGTCAGCCTGGTCAAGCACGATGACAAACCGTTCACCGTGGTCGGCATTCTCAAGCGCACCGGCACGCCGGTGGACCGCACGTTGCACATCAGCCTGGGTGGCATGGAAGCCATCCACATCGACTGGCACAACGGCGTGCCGGCCCAGGGCAAAGGCCGCATCAGCGCCGACCAGGCGCGCAACATGGACCTGACCCCGCAGGCCATCACCGCCTTCATGCTCGGCCTGAACAACAAGATTTCCACCTTCGCCCTGCAACGGGAGATCAACGAATTTCGCGGTGAACCGATGCTGGCGATCCTGCCGGGCGTGGCGCTGCAAGAGCTGTGGAGCATGATGGGCACCGCCGAAAAAGCCCTGTTCGTGATCTCGCTGTTCGTGGTGCTGACCGGTTTGATCGGCATGCTCACGGCGATCCTCACCAGCCTCAACGAACGTCGCCGCGAAATGGCGATTTTGCGTTCGGTGGGCGCGCGGCCTTGGCACATCGCTACGTTGCTGATCTTCGAAGCATTCGCCCTGGCCTTGTCCGGCGTGATCGCAGGCGGCGGTCTGCTGTATGTATGCATCGCCGCCTCGCGCGGGTATTTGCAGGCCAACTATGGCCTGGACCTGCCGATGGCGTGGCCGAGCGAATATGAATGGACCTTGCTCGCCGGTATCCTGGGCGCTGCGCTGTTGATGGGCAGCGTGCCCGCGTGGCGCGCCTACCGCCAGTCTTTGGCCGATGGCCTGTCCATCCGTTTATGAG
This region of Pseudomonas asgharzadehiana genomic DNA includes:
- a CDS encoding ABC transporter ATP-binding protein, with the protein product MTQALIELSDLGFNWPGHPQLLDIPTFRLERGETLFLKGPSGSGKTTLLGLLGGVQKPSRGSIRLLDQELTALSAGARDRFRVDHTGYIFQQFNLLPFLSVRENVELPCHFSKLRAQRARQRHGSVAQAAAALLAHLGLKDHELLERRADSLSIGQQQRVAAARALIGQPELVIADEPTSALDYDAREAFLQLLFAECREAGASLLFVSHDQSLAPLFDRNLSLAELNRAATPAEV
- a CDS encoding ABC transporter permease, which gives rise to MYLFRLAMASLANRRFTAILTAFAIALSVCLLLAVERVRVEARNSFASTISGTDLIVGARSGSVNLLLYSVFRIGNATNNIRWDSFEHFAANPQVKWAIPISLGDSHRGYRVMGTNDSYFAHYQYGRKQHLELASGRAFATDPFEVVLGAEVADALHYKLGDKLVLAHGVAVVSLVKHDDKPFTVVGILKRTGTPVDRTLHISLGGMEAIHIDWHNGVPAQGKGRISADQARNMDLTPQAITAFMLGLNNKISTFALQREINEFRGEPMLAILPGVALQELWSMMGTAEKALFVISLFVVLTGLIGMLTAILTSLNERRREMAILRSVGARPWHIATLLIFEAFALALSGVIAGGGLLYVCIAASRGYLQANYGLDLPMAWPSEYEWTLLAGILGAALLMGSVPAWRAYRQSLADGLSIRL